A genomic window from Punica granatum isolate Tunisia-2019 chromosome 2, ASM765513v2, whole genome shotgun sequence includes:
- the LOC116194977 gene encoding uncharacterized protein At2g29880-like — MAPKGENIIIDWSDEMEFAFINIMLEKLRRSHSTTWKKTTWKEITAEMVNLFPEQQLCLQKVKDKHQRMKTNFTRFSEIVRHTGVGWDAETNTITADQDVWDMFAKKNRAYKAFRSKGCNHYDLQKQLFSSSVATGALRISSTDPPPTLEEERRLNEDFLSRGKGKGKQQVDLEEGSDDSDDLVQIQAEPMITESRRRAPKKRLSKSSQMQECMDLFRESYTKPQPQNTPPSAKRSKSVTSPEKPEKNSIEEALEELAKLKSRIPHSLYVKAANALLDPGARRLFMWFKEDDRQEWIMQLPHS, encoded by the exons ATGGCTCCTAAAGGCGAAAATATCATCATCGATTGGAGTGATGAAATGGAGTTCGCTTTCATAAACATAATGCTCGAGAAGCTGAGAAGATCACACAGTACAACATGGAAGAAAACTACTTGGAAAGAGATTACAGCTGAGATGGTAAATCTATTTCCAGAACAACAGCTGTGTTTGCAGAAGGTAAAGGACAAGCATCAGAGAATGAAGACCAATTTCACCCGATTCTCTGAAATAGTTAGGCATACAGGCGTTGGATGGGATGCAGAGACAAACACCATCACAGCCGACCAAGATGTTTGGGATATGTTTGCAAAG AAGAACAGGGCATACAAGGCATTTCGGAGCAAGGGCTGCAACCACTACGATTTGCAGAAGCAACTCTTTAGTTCTTCAGTGGCTACCGGTGCTCTGCGCATCTCCTCGACCGATCCACCTCCAACGTTAGAAGAAGAACGCCGATTAAATGAGGATTTCTTATCTAGggggaaggggaaggggaaACAACAAGTCGACCTCGAAGAAGGCTCCGATGACAGTGACGACCTCGTCCAAATTCAGGCAGAGCCCATGATAACCGAGTCTCGACGTAGAGCGCCGAAAAAACGTCTAAGCAAGAGTTCACAAATGCAGGAATGCATGGACCTGTTCAGGGAGAGTTACACGAAGCCGCAGCCGCAGAACACCCCACCGTCGGCAAAGAGAAGCAAGTCGGTAACGAGCCCTGAGAAACCTGAGAAGAATAGCATCGAGGAAGCCCTGGAggagttggcaaaattgaaatCGAGAATCCCTCACTCCCTGTATGTGAAAGCCGCCAACGCCCTCCTTGATCCGGGAGCACGGAGGCTTTTCATGTGGTTCAAGGAAGACGACCGACAGGAATGGATAATGCAGCTTCCTCATTCTTGA
- the LOC116196912 gene encoding auxin response factor 4-like — MYMELQLGLGLPLPLPQLPSSTSCCTTSTTAVDVATSTGTVGQQLGFDLNCCTYYAHPNPHRWAAYHYNCHHAHDDDDDDPQHSFHGGDADHTYEGVVTHAATPPTPCSSRSDHRHHYDIHKPRDLHALHGQHHTATVPRTTLTLQLPDLEKELLLDSSSFQSHKVPLEDSESSESKSNTRKYVKVMMEGVGIGRKVDLSLHPSFHALCHTLMDMFGICQEESKDYKLAFKDAKGDWLLADHDTITWRAFAGSVQRLRILKIYHDLN, encoded by the exons ATGTATATGGAGCTCCAACTTGGTCTAGGTCTTCCTCTTCCACTCCCTCAGCTTCCAAGTAGTACCAGCTGCTGCACTACTAGTACTACTGCTGTTGACGTTGCTACCAGTACAGGCACCGTCGGACAACAGCTCGGCTTCGACCTCAACTGCTGCACCTACTATGCCCACCCCAACCCCCATCGCTGGGCTGCATATCATTATAATTGTCATCATGctcatgatgatgatgatgatgacccCCAGCACTCCTTTCACGGCGGTGATGCCGATCATACTTATGAAGGCGTTGTCACTCATGCTGCTACACCACCTACACCTTGCAGCTCGAGGAGCGATCATCGTCATCATTACGATATTCATAAGCCTCGTGATCTGCACGCTCTCCACGGGCAGCATCACACGGCTACTGTGCCCCGTACTACGCTCACCCTCCAGCTCCCTGATCTCGAGAAGGAGCTGCTGCTGGACTCCTCCAGCTTCCAATCCCATAA GGTACCCCTCGAAGATTCCGAGTCGTCTGAGTCCAAGTCCAACACCCGAAAGTACGTGAAGGTGATGATGGAAGGAGTTGGAATTGGGAGAAAGGTCGATCTCAGCCTCCACCCCTCCTTTCACGCTCTCTGCCACACCTTGATGGACATGTTTGGAATCT GTCAAGAAGAATCGAAAGATTACAAGCTCGCTTTCAAGGATGCCAAAGGCGACTGGCTCCTCGCTGATCACGATACCATTACTTGGAG GGCTTTCGCCGGATCCGTGCAACGCCTGAGAATACTGAAGATATATCATGACCTAAATTAG
- the LOC116196910 gene encoding uncharacterized protein LOC116196910 translates to MAPRAVRLTPRRKPPKLLFVVLLILVPICLIGIFTHYQKITYFFRPLWDNPPPPFQRIPHYYAENVSMEHLCTLHKWSILPKPRPVYDAIIFSNELDMLEIRWRELDPYVTKFVILEANTTFTGMRKPLAFASNRARFAFAEEKIVHGVFSGRIADVRMQEDPFKLESEQRMAMNGLLRRAGISNGDLLIMADTDEIPSPHAVKLLQWCDGVPPVMHLELRHYMYSFEFPVDYGSWRSTAHIYEPNTYYRHSRQTDLIFSDAGWHCSFCFRRIEDFVFKMTAYSHADRVRRRDFLDYSRIQRLICRGDDLFDMFPEEYSFQELIKKLGSIPRSASAVHLPAYLIENADKFRFLLPGGCMRGAA, encoded by the coding sequence ATGGCCCCACGAGCAGTCCGCCTCACGCCTAGAAGAAAGCCACCTAAACTCCTCTTCGTCGTTCTTCTGATCCTTGTTCCTATATGTCTGATTGGGATATTCACTCACTATCAGAAAATAACGTACTTCTTCCGCCCACTATGGGACAATCCGCCTCCCCCTTTTCAGCGCATCCCTCACTATTATGCAGAAAACGTGTCAATGGAGCACCTTTGTACCCTCCACAAGTGGTCCATACTCCCCAAACCTCGCCCGGTTTATGACGCAATAATCTTCAGCAATGAGCTAGATATGCTAGAGATAAGGTGGCGGGAACTCGATCCATATGTCACTAAATTCGTAATTCTCGAGGCCAACACCACCTTCACTGGCATGCGGAAACCTCTTGCATTTGCTTCCAACCGTGCTCGGTTTGCTTTTGCTGAAGAGAAGATTGTCCATGGCGTCTTTTCGGGCCGAATCGCTGATGTCCGAATGCAAGAAGATCCATTTAAGCTCGAGTCTGAACAGCGGATGGCTATGAATGGACTACTTCGTCGGGCAGGGATCTCTAATGGTGATCTCTTAATAATGGCCGACACAGATGAGATTCCCAGTCCACATGCTGTGAAACTGTTGCAGTGGTGTGATGGGGTTCCGCCTGTGATGCACCTTGAGCTGAGGCATTATATGTACTCGTTCGAGTTTCCTGTAGATTATGGCAGCTGGCGATCCACTGCCCACATATATGAGCCCAATACCTATTATCGGCATTCACGCCAGACAGATCTTATATTTTCGGATGCAGGATGGCACTGTAGCTTCTGTTTCCGACGAATAGAAGACTTTGTGTTCAAGATGACTGCGTATAGCCATGCAGACCGGGTCAGACGAAGAGACTTTCTAGATTATTCGAGGATTCAGAGACTTATCTGCCGGGGAGACGACCTGTTTGATATGTTTCCCGAGGAGTACAGCTTTCAGGAGTTGATCAAGAAGCTGGGATCGATACCTCGTTCAGCTTCCGCAGTTCATCTTCCCGCGTATTTGATAGAGAATGCAGATAAGTTCaggtttcttcttcctggagGCTGCATGCGAGGTGCCGCGTGA